Proteins from a single region of Actinomycetota bacterium:
- the folE gene encoding GTP cyclohydrolase I FolE: MTRDQQLVSADLVRHVTGANARAVFDHDKIRTAVRMLFEAIGEDPDREGLRDTPDRVAREFDEIFAGLLVDPRDIVSVVFDEGHDEMVMQRDIPFASMCEHHLLPFVGRAHVAYIPNDKGQITGLSKLARLVDVLAKRPNLQERMTTRIADVLVEVLEPRGVMVVLEARHFCMEMRGVRKPGADTVTSTVRGIFRDDPRTRAEAMTLLSAHHRSM, encoded by the coding sequence GTGACGCGCGACCAGCAGCTCGTCTCCGCCGATCTCGTCCGCCACGTGACCGGCGCGAACGCGCGCGCGGTGTTCGATCACGACAAGATCCGCACCGCCGTCCGCATGCTGTTCGAGGCCATCGGCGAGGACCCCGACCGCGAGGGACTGCGCGACACGCCCGACCGCGTCGCCCGCGAGTTCGACGAGATCTTCGCCGGGCTGCTCGTCGACCCACGCGACATCGTGAGCGTCGTCTTCGACGAGGGCCACGACGAGATGGTGATGCAGCGCGACATCCCGTTCGCCTCGATGTGCGAGCACCACCTGCTGCCGTTCGTCGGCAGGGCCCACGTCGCGTACATCCCCAACGACAAGGGCCAGATCACCGGCCTGTCCAAGCTCGCCCGCCTCGTCGACGTGCTCGCCAAGCGCCCCAACCTCCAGGAGCGGATGACCACGCGCATCGCGGACGTCCTCGTGGAGGTCCTCGAACCGCGGGGCGTGATGGTGGTCCTCGAGGCGCGCCACTTCTGCATGGAGATGCGGGGCGTGCGCAAGCCGGGTGCGGACACGGTCACCTCGACCGTCCGCGGCATCTTCCGCGACGACCCGCGGACCCGCGCCGAGGCCATGACCCTCCTCAGCGCCCACCACCGCTCGATGTAG